TGTATTGTAAGTTTTGCTTAATAAGTATACCAACTCCATTCTTAGTATTTTTAGAATTTTTATGAACAAAGTTGTATGGAGCAAAGTTAGGAATTGTGGATGTATTTTTAAGCCATGTTTcgtttaataaacaaatatcaATCTGTTGTTCTGTTAGAAATGTATTTAAGAGGGCTCTCTTATGTAATAAGCTTTGAATATTAAACTGTGCTAGATGTAAAAAGGTGTCCATGATTTAATGTAATAAATTAGATTTTAAGACTTCTCGTATTCTTTTATTATTAATTGGAGTATCAGATCCGTCATTTCCCAGCATGACCAAGGACTTAATAAAAGCATTCATGATAATGTCGTCATTCAGTATTTGTTCGTAATTTGGTGAAATTTGGCTTGCGCCTACTGTCTTATTGGGTTTGGTCATATTAGGAAATACTTTTGTATTGTTTACTACTGGGGCTGATGGTGCGGTACTCACCACAGTGGCAAAACTCCGGTTGAGGTTCTCATATTTTGCTTTCTTTTCTTCCATTTTCTTTTGTTTAATCGGACAATCTCTGGAGATCGCCAGGTGATTTCCTTTACAATTTATACACGTGATCTCATCGACTTCACATTCTTTATACGAGTGTTGGCCGGAACAAGATGAACACATTTGTTCCCCTCTGCAGACTCTTGCTGAATGGTTGAATTTCAGACATTTGTAACATTGCAGCAGCGGTGGTATATACATGGATATTGGGTATCTATACATCTGCATGTATGCGTACTGCGGTAAAGTTGTAGCAGCGAAAGTAACGGCAATCGTTCCCAGGGGTACTAATTTGCCGTCAACTTTTCTCATGAATCTCTTGACTGAGATGACCTCCGTGTCACAGGAGATGTTTTTGTAGATTTCCTCGTTGCTCATCTCCTTAGGTACATATCGGATCACGCCAATTGCCTCCGTGAGCATCGCCGGGACAAAAGCTTTTAATTTGTGCTTTCCTAAAAAACTGTCCATTTTCAGGAAGGTATTTGCTGGTGTGGGTTTTTTAAAAGTGATGCCCACTTTGTGGGCATTTACTCTGTGTACTCCAATTATGCCTTTTACATTGTCCGTAAACAATTTGGTTAGAGCAATGGGATTCCTATTGCCTATTTTGTCGTTGTCTTGTGATTCTACATACACAACACACTCGGTAGTTTGATTGTCCGGGAATTGACGCTTGTAATTTGGTTTCACATATAACTTATATTTCGTTTCAGGCGTAGTAGCCGTGGTAGCCGCAaactttctttttttctttcgCTCCCTATCAGGTTTTTTCTCACCGGGGGCCTCGCCCCCGGAGCTCTCGTCAcccatttttatttacaatatgcTATATGTACAAAATTATCTATATTTACACCTAAACTAAACAAATATATACAgagaaaattaattttgaaaatcggagAAGATTAAATCACCCGCTCAATTCGACTTCCCGCCAAAAAAGTcacatttgtatgagaacagtaagtgttgctatgataaaaaaacaatcttaaGCCATTGGTTTCATGGTATGTAGAGCAATGTAGAGTCCGGGATGTATTCTGTGTCAacagatttatttttatttgtctaTGTTCAGTAAAATGACAGCCCCTGTCATCCGTTTCTATATAATGACTTTCGACTGACAGTCGCATGTCGCACAAGATTCACTCGATTTTGAAGATTGGTGACCGACGAAAAGATTGCCTAATATCGATCATCTACTGTAAACCTctcaatatattgtaaaattaaaaactttaaaatgtCGGTACGTCTAGGCGGCGCACTAAGAGAACTCCGAATTCACCTGTGTCAAACCAATAAGCAATCTGCAGGCGTGAGGTATGCTTGATTACATAAACTATGAAACATCCGCCTGGCAAATATTGATAATCGCTCATACTTTTCAGGGATTTCATTCAGCAAAACTATGTATCTATCAAGAAAGAAAATCCTGGTTTTCCGATTTTGATTCGTGAGTGCAGCGGAGTTGAACCCAAGATATGGGCCCGATACGGTAAGTAAAAAGCCTTTATTATGAATACTAGTTTGTTTTCTGATTTAGGTTACATAGGTATAATAACAGTTACCTTCAACTTATATGTTTGATTAAGCCTTATTTAGAAACAGTGTTGAAGGTTGGCATGCTATTTGCAAaatccaatttttttattgttctgAGCAATTAACCAGCAATTCGTTTTTGCAGTAACATCAGATAGTTAAATTGACATTGTATTCTGCTTGGCTTGCAACCCTCAATTTTACTGGCATCTATATTGTGATTACTGGTGTTAATATTCATTCAATAATAGAACCATAATAAAGATCACTTAATCTTCACCATGGGTGTACAACTttaaacaaaggtaaaaatttcACTTGGCAAGTTTTAGTAGTGATAGTCAAGGACTGAAAAGGtactacaccctgtttttattgaattccgttaactttaaggaagGTTctgttctttagatcaaatacaattgtGAGTTTGCATGggaaaacatcccactttgtcgattgctataaagctgctttgtcaggttattcatataaagatacaagccaatctcgccttaatggtaaccgacaaattgggacgttttactaaacacactcacaataaatttctctaagaaactagcattttaactcttacggttattgagttattaaaaaaataaagataattactgaacatgtgtatGACAGTCTTtatcacttcctaatgttatttgttctgacatgtgccatcaatcacttgacactaacttgaatgttattcttaagggtctctcacactaataaattcatttattaagtatgaaaatgatgagaattttttttggcgaatttaactaaaagtggtttcctgataatgaacctagctatgtgtcaaatttaacggaaaacaaaaaaaaaacacagtgtattTAAAAGGGCTATGAACAATTATTAAATGGTACCCAACCCAACTGTTTAGTATCTAAATCATTACTATTTACAGTAGAATCTGCTTGAGATGATCCTGAATGGACCTAGCATAAAATGCGTCTAACACGGGAAATCATCTTAAATGTCAATAAATAAACTAGCATTATTCCATGTAATTTGTTTGTTAAGAATGGAAGATATGACAAAGATTAATAATTATCATTAGGGGTAAAATACACAGAAGGGACACAAGTTGTAAGATGCGGAAGGGACGCCAGCGCCAACACATGGCAATTTAACATCTAGATTGTATTTATCTCTGTTATATATGGTGCAAATTAATTGGTAAGCAggaaccaattttttttattcagtaaTTGATGGTGGCGATCAGATTTATGTGGGACTTACACagaattaagtatttttttatcatacctaatttaagaagttaatattgtcttcggttaccgcgatagttactcatgaaataaaactatggaaacggattaaatcgcgtataatgaatttaaaatacatcccgacgtttcgaactctttacagcgttcgtggtcaacgggtgactgaggaaaaattaaaatgtgcaaaagctacccacttacaagaaatattaacgaaccatgaccacaaataatctagatttctaaggcaggttcacacactatgaagaagatgtcccaattcctgaggcctcaaactcctctacaaagcgcgggagtgtacaggctagactgtgagtgcggcctgtcatatgtgggacagacgaaacgaagcatttccacacgggtgaaggaacacatagcggatgtcaagcaccgtcggcaaaggtctgcagtctctgaacatgtcatggataaagtcaatcatgctataaagtttgacaagcctctggttctcgctaaggagaagcgatatatacccagaatgttgcgagaggccattgagatcaagaaatatccaaactttaatagagaggatggctttactttaccaccggcttgggatccagtagtacatctgataatggaacaagcacgacgaaggctgtgaggcatttgtgttgtatggtgttggacattagcagtttgtttctttgtcaattttgtgtagattaattggttaattattttttaacagagtaatggtaaaaaaattttttgaatattgtataactagctttattaatagtgtgtgaacctgccttagaaatctagattatttgtggtcatggttcgttaatatttcttgtaagtgggtagcttttgcacattttaatttttcctcagtcacccgttgaccacgaacgctgtaaagagttcgaaacgtcgggatgtattttaaattcattatacacgatttaatccgtttccatagttttatttcttaagaagttaaattaaattttaattgattgTCAACCTACCAGTGATGTAGTATAAAGAGTTCAAAATCTCTTTCACAAGTAAGTCAAAGTGCTAGTTTTCGagagaaactactcaagttacTTAAGAAAACACCGAAATCACCATACATGTGCATTtaaacccttaaatgcatagtgatgtatgatgcatataatcatgcatttttgactctattgacagcatgtcagaattcaaatttgaataaatctttgtcaaggtcatgcatttaagggttaaaaattgAGGAGCTCTCTCAACTCTTcatggatcccatcatcagaacagctCCAGATTAATATGGGACCACCTTGGAGGTACCTagctttttttaaacaaaaaagaaTTATTGTAATCACTGTAATCAGACTACGGGTCTTGGAGTAATCAGTCAACAATCAACATGTATTGTTTAAGAAATCATCAACATTATCACCaaaacaatcatcatcatcaagtccACCATATTCCTAAAACATCGCAATGCCAAAACAAATTAGTCTCATAATGTCTAAAACTTGAAATAGTTGAAATGACTTAAACCTACTTCTCAAATGACCGTATTCCCAAAATTTCTAAAAGTCAAATTGACTTAAAACCAAAACTTCACTATTTCAGTATTTCATAAATAGTCAGGACAGGTTTTCATAAATAGTTAGCATTAATTAACTAAATGAATACTATACctcgtctttttagggttccatacctcaaaaaggaaaaacgtaacccttataggatcactcatgcgtctgtctgtccgtctgtcacagccaattttctccgaaactactgaaccgattaacttgaaatttggcacgcatataTAAACTTCTGACCCAAAGAcggaaatgtaatttaattgaaaaaaaacttTAGGGGCGACTTTTGGGGggtgaaagtgaaaattaataatcaaagtttctagaactatattgtgttacatatcaaatgaaataggtttttataagtatttcaaatatatttttaataatgtttagtaaggtaattttcaagttattttagaaaataggcaaaaaattaccTCCCTGCTAACTTCCACCacaaaccataaaactatttatttgtgtaccttactgcaacgacataaggtttactaatagacagctaagatgtcactgtaaaacactttaaagctttgtcacagtaaacttcaaattggacaggtaatcgcagtaagcaaatttaaacccaatattcaaaattacaaggttgtaattaggtacgagttcaatttgttacggcttatgataaacattaagattaaactgacaaacaacgtcaaactcgtagcggaaaaaataatcgtccaagtaaccagccagtattaatacccctaaatactgaaaaaggtaaacaacctctagcaatgcgatatacacaatgttgccttacgagtacaatagaataggcacgtaaaaaataactaataatactaatttaaataaaaatattacccccatcaagatatagctcaatcgattctactctcaattctgaacaaactgttttcaggtttttagtgttaagtgaaacacggtgtatattcggGATCATTTTATGTATGTTGCCTGATTAGACCCGTGGTCCGATTTcaataattctttttttgtttgaaaggagCTACCTCCAAGGTACCATATTAATCTGGagctgttctgatgatgggatccatgaagaattgagggaactcctcaaatttgaaagGCACGTGTATAGTGATTTCGCTGTTTTCTTGAgcaacttgagcagtttctCTCGAAAACGAGCATTTTTACAAAGTGGACCTGGTGATGATGATGCTTGCCTGATGACATGCTCATCTCGCTGAACGGGCTCTTGCGATCCAATCCACATGTGGATATCTTCAACGACAGCTGGTCTAAACAGACATCCAAATGCCTTACTTATTCTGAGACAGCGTGAAGTATGTGTGTTAACTGTACATAATACATGCTACTTATGTTACGTTATGTTTgatgtttttttgtttatatgtGTTATATGTTTTATCGGAGTTCATTTATGTACAAGTGTAATTGGTATGCCGTTcttgtaattaaataaataaataaaaaaattggttgtaaCGAACCGTAATCACTTTATTAACTAGTATAGGTATTATGAAGAAGCCGCATTGTAATCATATTTTTTACCTTACAGCAAAAGCATGTGAAACGGTCACTCCATTAAGCAATTTATCTGCTTCTCAAGTTATGGAGATATTTCGAAAACTGGCTGCGTAACTCTCCAAATGTTACTAACTATATGTGATAATAATAGCAGTACTATTCAGTTAACTTTTTTTAAAGGCAAGCTAGATTGTTTCATTGTAGTTACATATTTACTTTTAAACATTAGTTAAGTATACCTGATAGAAAATATAGGAATATCTATTACCGCCTATTTACTTAAGAGGgttatataaggtacagcggggaaaatctcgactgggaggccaaatataactggtccattttttctatgttttacaatgtttgtattattaaatagtgtccaccggttatatatggtaggcgtgttcagtggatacatgtagaactcagtaatgtaataatggaaaaaatggatcagttacaaatGTTACAATGCGCCCCtagttgagatttgccccgcatatacatatattttaattaattacgcTCTAATATTAGTTAGGACCAAACTTATAACTACCTACTTGTTGTTTGGGTTCTTAGCACTAAAACCTTAATAattaagtattcaaaatacacgAAAGTTAACTGCAACGTTCAAAGTTTGATAGAGTGATTGTTACACTCGGGTCGGGTGCAAATAAATCGGACCACCCCAGCATTTTCAACAATTTCTGTAATAACTGTAAGCAAGACCGCTATGTGTTATATA
This genomic stretch from Leguminivora glycinivorella isolate SPB_JAAS2020 chromosome Z, LegGlyc_1.1, whole genome shotgun sequence harbors:
- the LOC125240433 gene encoding uncharacterized protein LOC125240433 translates to MGDESSGGEAPGEKKPDRERKKKRKFAATTATTPETKYKLYVKPNYKRQFPDNQTTECVVYVESQDNDKIGNRNPIALTKLFTDNVKGIIGVHRVNAHKVGITFKKPTPANTFLKMDSFLGKHKLKAFVPAMLTEAIGVIRYVPKEMSNEEIYKNISCDTEVISVKRFMRKVDGKLVPLGTIAVTFAATTLPQYAYMQMYRYPISMYIPPLLQCYKCLKFNHSARVCRGEQMCSSCSGQHSYKECEVDEITCINCKGNHLAISRDCPIKQKKMEEKKAKYENLNRSFATVKQFQK
- the LOC125241663 gene encoding NADH dehydrogenase [ubiquinone] 1 alpha subcomplex subunit 2, with translation MSVRLGGALRELRIHLCQTNKQSAGVRDFIQQNYVSIKKENPGFPILIRECSGVEPKIWARYDKGVERSTVLTNLSAGDVLAAIQKLVK